A window of Cohnella herbarum contains these coding sequences:
- a CDS encoding IclR family transcriptional regulator — MTKSAKNYSVPAIEKAITILNGISKNGKMTINEIHSELGIPKTTVFVILNTLERHSLIEKHDDGKYVLGHGVLYWGMNYYQQSDIKQVTRPHLEKLVAGTPFTAHLAILVNDQPVYIDKSEGNGFVRFATTAGQALPLHLSGVGKALASGLTDEEIIKAMSKNSRDDETKSEKLADKLIEDVQFIRLHGYSIEDEQMEEGIRCIGAPVFGENGRVIASISITALSKDLPAIKFHSIGEQVKETALRVSEEMGYQKK, encoded by the coding sequence ATGACGAAGTCGGCTAAGAATTATTCCGTGCCTGCTATTGAAAAGGCAATTACGATACTGAACGGCATTTCGAAAAACGGCAAAATGACGATTAACGAAATCCATTCCGAACTCGGCATTCCGAAAACGACGGTATTTGTCATCTTGAATACGTTAGAGAGGCATTCCCTGATCGAGAAGCATGACGACGGGAAATACGTACTCGGGCACGGCGTTCTCTATTGGGGAATGAATTACTATCAGCAAAGCGATATCAAGCAGGTGACTCGCCCGCATCTCGAGAAGCTTGTTGCCGGAACTCCTTTTACCGCTCACTTAGCCATACTGGTTAACGATCAGCCGGTTTACATAGACAAGAGCGAAGGGAATGGATTCGTTCGTTTCGCGACGACAGCCGGACAAGCATTGCCTCTGCATCTGTCCGGCGTGGGAAAAGCGCTTGCTTCGGGTCTTACCGACGAGGAAATCATTAAGGCGATGTCCAAAAATTCGAGAGACGATGAGACGAAATCGGAAAAGCTGGCGGACAAGTTAATCGAGGACGTCCAGTTTATTCGTCTTCACGGGTATTCCATCGAGGACGAGCAGATGGAGGAAGGAATCCGTTGCATCGGCGCGCCGGTCTTCGGAGAGAACGGTCGCGTCATCGCCTCGATCAGCATTACGGCATTGAGCAAGGATTTGCCGGCAATCAAATTTCATTCCATCGGCGAGCAGGTCAAAGAAACGGCATTGCGGGTTTCCGAAGAAATGGGCTATCAGAAGAAGTGA
- a CDS encoding Uma2 family endonuclease produces the protein MSDKRDEDDLNEENSRVREQTEPYGGSESEYDFQGMEEDRYEIIEGIRYDLKPAPTVNHQQISGLIHIMLYQTCHANGTILYSPVDVFLDEENLFQPDLVFILHENASIIKKHRIEGAPDLVVEILSPSTSHNDKVRKKRQFERHGVKEYWIIDPVHRTIDQFILNNNKFELYETYIVSDRMTSPIFSCIDIDMRRVFPEIS, from the coding sequence TTGTCGGATAAACGCGATGAGGATGACCTCAATGAAGAGAATAGTAGGGTTAGAGAACAGACGGAGCCATATGGAGGTTCTGAATCCGAATATGATTTCCAAGGGATGGAAGAGGATCGTTATGAGATCATAGAAGGAATTCGTTACGATCTAAAGCCGGCTCCGACCGTGAACCACCAGCAAATCTCCGGATTGATTCATATCATGCTCTACCAGACTTGCCACGCTAACGGGACTATACTCTATTCCCCGGTGGATGTATTTCTGGACGAGGAAAACCTGTTTCAACCCGATCTGGTCTTTATTCTTCACGAGAATGCATCGATAATTAAAAAGCATAGAATCGAAGGCGCTCCGGACCTGGTTGTTGAGATTTTGTCTCCATCCACGAGCCACAACGACAAGGTTCGTAAGAAACGTCAATTCGAACGACATGGCGTGAAGGAATATTGGATCATCGATCCCGTACATCGGACGATCGACCAATTCATCCTGAACAATAACAAGTTCGAGTTGTATGAAACTTATATCGTATCTGACCGGATGACCTCGCCTATTTTTTCCTGTATTGATATTGATATGAGACGAGTGTTTCCTGAAATAAGCTAA